In Drosophila santomea strain STO CAGO 1482 chromosome 3L, Prin_Dsan_1.1, whole genome shotgun sequence, a single window of DNA contains:
- the LOC120448780 gene encoding ribosome biogenesis protein BRX1 homolog, whose amino-acid sequence MGRKFQNKKKKAAPQLEIVPLDENPPLPPQRSSDDVVPKKEKWVNKQRVLVFSARGISHRDRHLMKDIKTLMPHHRPESKMERSKTLSVVNEMCEMKHCNKAMLFEGRRKRDLYMWISNTTGATGPSAKFLIENIHTMAELKMTGNCLRGSRPLLSFDSKFDELPHLKLLKELFVQTYSVPNHHPKSQPFVDHVYTFTYLDKRIWFRNFQILSEDGGLSEVGPRYVLNPVKIFDGSFTGKTIWENPDYVSPSKQRQVLKKAAKDKYVNRVEQKVKHEATRPVRAYDGAENEELFEDDDPVETAKILAAIAKKKKEEAAKQTPKSALTKKIKEKQLQAVRDVIERKKARTIKRVKKV is encoded by the exons ATGGGCCGCAAGTTCCAGaataagaaaaagaaggctgcGCCGCAGCTGGAGATAGTGCCGCTGGATGAAAACCCACCACTGCCGCCACAGCGATCCTCAGATGATGTGGTGCCCAAGAAG GAAAAGTGGGTGAACAAACAGCGCGTGCTGGTCTTCTCCGCACGCGGTATTAGCCACCGTGACCGGCACTTAATGAAGGATATTAAGACCCTGATGCCGCACCATCGTCCCGAATCCAAAATGGAGCGCTCCAAAACCTTGTCGGTGGTCAACGAAATGTGTGAAATGAAGCACTGCAATAAGGCCATGCTGTTCGAGGGACGCCGGAAAAGGGATCTGTATATGTGGATATCCAACACCACGGGAGCCACTGGTCCATCAGCTAAATTCCTCATCGAAAACATTCACACAATGGCCGAACTGAAGATGACGGGCAACTGCTTGCGGGGATCGCGCCCACTGCTCTCGTTTGACTCCAAATTCGATGAGCTGCCGCATCTTAAGCTGCTCAAGGAGCTGTTCGTGCAGACCTACTCCGTGCCTAACCATCATCCCAAGAGCCAGCCCTTCGTGGATCACGTTTATACCTTCACCTACCTGGATAAACGCATCTGGTTCAGAAACTTCCAGATTCTGTCCGAGGATGGTGGCTTGTCCGAAGTCGGACCGCGTTACGTATTGAATCCTGTGAAAATATTTGATGGTTCTTTTACTGGCAAAACCATCTGGGAGAATCCAGACTACGTGAGTCCATCCAAACAGCGACAGGTACTCAAGAAGGCCGCCAAGGACAAGTACGTGAATCGAGTGGAACAAAAGGTCAAGCACGAGGCCACGCGACCGGTCAGAGCTTACGATGGCGCCGAGAACGAAGAGCTGTTTGAGGACGATGATCCCGTGGAGACGGCCAAGATTCTGGCTGCGATAgccaaaaagaagaaggaggaAGCCGCCAAACAGACACCCAAATCGGCGCTAACCAAAAAGATCAAGGAAAAACAACTGCAGGCCGTTAGAGATGTGATTGAAAGAAAGAAGGCAAGAACCATTAAACGCGTGAAAAAGGTTTAA
- the LOC120447561 gene encoding protein twisted gastrulation isoform X2: protein MAEMRKKSHTEEFEGMPALFRAMSSSPNDGYTYNWTVVSFSTAGQPGSGPNCTVLYLDQCTSWNKCRQTCLKTGATSYRWFHDGCCECVGEQCINYGVNESRCRLCPEPGIEDEED, encoded by the coding sequence ATGGCAGAAATGCGTAAAAAGTCGCACACCGAGGAATTCGAAGGAATGCCAGCTCTGTTCAGGGCCATGTCCTCCTCTCCAAACGATGGATACACCTACAATTGGACCGTGGTCTCGTTTTCAACGGCTGGACAACCAGGTTCCGGCCCAAACTGCACCGTGTTGTATCTGGATCAGTGCACATCCTGGAATAAGTGTAGACAGACCTGCCTGAAAACCGGAGCCACCAGCTACAGGTGGTTTCATGATGGATGTTGCGAGTGCGTGGGAGAACAGTGCATAAATTACGGCGTGAACGAAAGCAGATGTCGTCTGTGTCCTGAACCGGGAATTGAAGATGAAGAGGATTGA
- the LOC120447561 gene encoding protein twisted gastrulation isoform X1, with translation MKSLVTIFILLSFGQLGLANMAEMRKKSHTEEFEGMPALFRAMSSSPNDGYTYNWTVVSFSTAGQPGSGPNCTVLYLDQCTSWNKCRQTCLKTGATSYRWFHDGCCECVGEQCINYGVNESRCRLCPEPGIEDEED, from the coding sequence ATGAAATCACTTGTGACTATCTTCATTTTGCTATCCTTTGGACAGTTGGGTCTCGCAAATATGGCAGAAATGCGTAAAAAGTCGCACACCGAGGAATTCGAAGGAATGCCAGCTCTGTTCAGGGCCATGTCCTCCTCTCCAAACGATGGATACACCTACAATTGGACCGTGGTCTCGTTTTCAACGGCTGGACAACCAGGTTCCGGCCCAAACTGCACCGTGTTGTATCTGGATCAGTGCACATCCTGGAATAAGTGTAGACAGACCTGCCTGAAAACCGGAGCCACCAGCTACAGGTGGTTTCATGATGGATGTTGCGAGTGCGTGGGAGAACAGTGCATAAATTACGGCGTGAACGAAAGCAGATGTCGTCTGTGTCCTGAACCGGGAATTGAAGATGAAGAGGATTGA